DNA from Bacillus sp. FJAT-45037:
TGGTGCATTGCTGTTTTGCGCTGCATGGATGGCTAACGGGGAGCTTTCCTTGAATAAGGAATTGCACTCCTTCTTCAACTCCCTCAGTTAGATAGGTATATCTCTCAAATGCTCACTTATTCGCAGGATTTCAAACCACTTGTAAGAACAGTAATAGATGATTGGAATGAGTGTCGGTCCATTTTGGCTACATGAAGGCATGCTGAAATAAAGGAGGTAGATAAAACTCCAGTTATTACCATATAATGCACGTATTCTCCACGCCGCCCCTGGAGGCTATCCCTCCCATGTCTCAACGGGTCTAAGCCCTATCATTCCTTCGTCATGCCTATCCAAGGGGTGGAGGCCGGTTTTGCTATCGGAACGGGTCATTGCCCTTTGGTTGAAGACATCCAGTACTCCGTGCTTTCTTTGAAATCCTACGAATAAGGCAACATTCAATAAAAAATTAACGGGTAATTACTTACTTTTAGTACTCCTTAAAATTTTAATGGAATTCCTTGTGTTTAGAATAAGCTTTATGCTGCTAGAGGTTCTAAAGCGTGAACTTTATTAGGACAATAAGACTCATTTTTTCGAGATATTCCAACTAATATTCGTGCAAGTTTCCCAAGCAGTTTCATAATTGATTTCATTTTTTTCATTTTTTTTACTTTCACATTATTGGAGTGAAGCTCTTTAAATTCAGGATTGTTCATGACAAGGCTCATGGTCGCTAAATACAAGAAACGTCGTAGCCGGGATCTGCCGCGTTTAGAAATGACAATTTGTCCTTTCCATTTACCCGAGCTAGCTTCTGCTAGATGTAATCCCGCGTATCGCAATAGGGAATTACCGTGAGAGAAGCCGCTTAGATCTCCTGCTTCTCCTAAAATGCCAGCTAGTGAAATTTCACTAATTCCTTTAATGGCAAGTAGTTTATTTGCGAATGTAATTTGTTCGAGTACACCAGTCACTTCTTTTTCAACTCTTTCAAGTTGAACTGTAGCGAGATCAAATTCTTCAAGCAATTGTTCTAGGTGTAATTTATAAGCATCATGTGCTTGTTGATTACCAACAGAATGCTTAGCTAATTCAACTAGTGATTGGGCTTTTTTTAGTCCAGCGTGTCGCTTCATTTTTGTTTTCCATCCTTCAACGATATCCTGGGCTTCCATGGAACGTAATTCGATGGGGGTAGGGAATAAGCGAAGGGTTGCGATTGCCCCTTTCCCTTTTATGTCCTTAAACACTTGTCGAAGTTCAGGGAAGATAAGATCTACCCATCGATTTAATTGATTGATGGAACTGACAAGCCGTTTAACAATCACATCACGGTTAGCCATAAGTACTCGAAGTTTTTCAAAAGCTTCTGGAGTTGGACGGATAAAGGCATAATAACCATTCTTCACCATATCAGCGATTACGAGAGCGTCTTTTTTATCACTCTTAGATTGAGTATTATCTCGATTTTCTTTATTCTTTTTGACAAGATGAGGGTTAACCGTTACCACATCAACGTTTTGTTCATATAGCCATTTTGATAGATTAAGCCAGTAATGTCCGGTAGGCTCCATACCTACAATCGATGTATTGAAATTTTTTGTTTCTTTTAATTCATTGATCCACTGCAGTAATCTAGTAAAGCCTTCTTCATTATTTTCAAAAGATAGAGGATCGCCTACTACAATCCCACGGAAGTTCACAGCTCGAGCAACGTGAACTTGTTGTGCAATATCCACACCAACAACGAGATGTTTATCAGAAATTCGTTCAATTAGTTGATTTTGTTTGTCTTGCATTTTAAACTTCATAGTAGAGCTTCCTCCTTAGATTTTGAGTTTTAGAGTGGTGTCTATACTCATATCTTACTGAGGAGCTCTATTTTTTTCAAAGTTGAAAATTAACGCTCTACAGGAATGCTATAGAAGCAGTTTAGTTATACAAATTTCCCTATTGATATTTAATATTTAGGAAGGGGATTAAACATAAAAATTATTAGGGATAAGAGAAGAAGTTTTGGTTTGGATAAGTTCATGACAAAACCATTATTTGCACATTTATCGACAGTAGTTGGGGATTCGCCAAGGGATTCCCAAGTGTGCAATTGGAATCGTTGATTTTGACTATAAAAAGGGGATAATTTCGCTGGTTTTAGAGGTGTAGGAACAGTTTAACCGTTTAACCGTTTAATAAAACAATTGCTAATCGGTTACTGTCGAAGTATTTGGGACCGAATGAGAATGATTGGGATTCACGTTTTAGGAATTTGGATGATAGTAAT
Protein-coding regions in this window:
- a CDS encoding IS110 family transposase yields the protein MKFKMQDKQNQLIERISDKHLVVGVDIAQQVHVARAVNFRGIVVGDPLSFENNEEGFTRLLQWINELKETKNFNTSIVGMEPTGHYWLNLSKWLYEQNVDVVTVNPHLVKKNKENRDNTQSKSDKKDALVIADMVKNGYYAFIRPTPEAFEKLRVLMANRDVIVKRLVSSINQLNRWVDLIFPELRQVFKDIKGKGAIATLRLFPTPIELRSMEAQDIVEGWKTKMKRHAGLKKAQSLVELAKHSVGNQQAHDAYKLHLEQLLEEFDLATVQLERVEKEVTGVLEQITFANKLLAIKGISEISLAGILGEAGDLSGFSHGNSLLRYAGLHLAEASSGKWKGQIVISKRGRSRLRRFLYLATMSLVMNNPEFKELHSNNVKVKKMKKMKSIMKLLGKLARILVGISRKNESYCPNKVHALEPLAA